From the genome of Hathewaya histolytica, one region includes:
- the scfA gene encoding six-cysteine ranthipeptide SCIFF yields MKHIKVLNKSNLKDSIKKPGCKECANSCQSACKTSCTVANLACEN; encoded by the coding sequence ATGAAACACATAAAGGTTTTAAACAAATCTAATTTAAAGGACAGCATAAAAAAACCAGGGTGTAAGGAATGTGCAAATTCATGCCAATCTGCATGTAAAACATCTTGTACAGTAGCTAATTTAGCTTGTGAAAATTAA
- the secF gene encoding protein translocase subunit SecF — protein sequence MLKIVEKTKVWFALSLTIIIIGIGIFLTKGLNYGIDFTGGTLLDINMNKTVTAQDKNELNEILKSYTKKYSLRDINDKKEVEIVIQSGAVKDEQIAEIKNKIKTKFKLGDKYIVSEESISGLVGKELTKKAWIAIGIAFLAMLAYIGFRFEFKFGVAAILALIHDILITFSVYSILRIQVNSPFIAAILTILGYSINDTIVVFDRIRENMKKYGKIEINELVNKSINQTIKRSINTSISTLITICALLILVPSIREFTLPLTVGIAVGTYSSIFIASPMWVILKNRTGNKNIAKA from the coding sequence ATGCTTAAAATAGTTGAAAAGACTAAGGTGTGGTTTGCCCTTTCTCTTACCATTATAATAATAGGTATAGGTATTTTTCTTACAAAAGGACTAAACTATGGTATTGATTTTACAGGTGGTACACTATTAGATATAAACATGAATAAAACTGTCACTGCACAGGATAAAAATGAATTAAATGAAATTTTAAAATCATACACTAAAAAATATTCTCTAAGAGATATTAATGATAAAAAGGAAGTAGAAATAGTAATTCAAAGTGGTGCAGTAAAAGATGAACAAATAGCAGAAATTAAAAATAAAATTAAGACTAAATTTAAATTAGGAGATAAATATATCGTATCAGAAGAAAGTATAAGTGGATTAGTTGGTAAAGAACTTACTAAAAAAGCATGGATAGCAATAGGTATAGCTTTCTTAGCTATGCTCGCTTACATAGGATTTAGATTTGAGTTTAAATTTGGTGTAGCAGCTATATTAGCTCTTATACATGATATATTAATAACTTTTAGTGTATATTCTATTTTAAGAATACAAGTTAACTCACCATTTATAGCAGCTATACTTACAATATTAGGTTACTCTATTAACGATACTATAGTTGTGTTTGACAGGATAAGAGAAAATATGAAAAAGTATGGTAAGATAGAGATTAATGAACTTGTAAATAAAAGTATAAACCAAACGATTAAAAGATCCATAAATACATCTATTTCAACATTAATTACAATATGCGCGCTTTTAATTTTAGTTCCATCTATTAGAGAGTTTACATTACCATTAACTGTAGGAATCGCTGTTGGAACTTATTCATCCATATTTATAGCAAGTCCTATGTGGGTAATATTAAAGAATAGAACTGGAAATAAAAACATAGCAAAAGCATAA
- the scfB gene encoding thioether cross-link-forming SCIFF peptide maturase, which produces MALIHKFKQGNDFFAIDVNSGALHQIDELVFDLLDDKKLKEKEELVDIHKSKYSREEIEEAYEEINELIKEEYLYTKDLYENIALNTQNGQAYIKAVCLNIIHDCNLKCKYCFADEGEYKGCRQRMSAEVGKKSIDYVIKHSGPRKNIEIDLFGGEPLMAMDVIKEIVDYGKEQEKIHKKNIRFTMTTNCTLLNDELMEYLNENMVNIILSIDGRKEVNDKVRIRFDGTGTYENIIPKIQRMVEKRDKDKNHYVRGTFTRENLDFFEDIKHLAELGFKEISVEPVVLPEEHELSLREEDLPIIFEQYDKLYEEMYSRYKEGKEFNFYHFNIDLNGGPCVYKRISGCGAGHEYIAITPEGDIYPCHQFVGNEDFKLGSIYEEDEFNIELSDQFKKAHIYNKPKCKECWARFFCSGGCQANNFNFNGDMHTPYEIGCEMQKKRIECAIALKAKKIG; this is translated from the coding sequence ATGGCATTAATCCATAAATTTAAACAAGGAAATGATTTTTTTGCAATTGATGTAAATTCGGGGGCCCTACACCAAATAGATGAATTAGTATTTGATCTTTTAGATGATAAAAAGCTAAAAGAAAAAGAAGAGCTAGTAGATATACATAAAAGCAAATATAGCAGAGAAGAAATAGAAGAAGCTTATGAGGAGATAAATGAGCTTATAAAGGAAGAATATCTTTATACAAAGGATTTATATGAAAATATAGCCTTAAACACTCAAAATGGACAGGCTTATATAAAAGCTGTGTGTTTAAATATAATTCATGATTGTAATTTAAAATGTAAATATTGCTTTGCTGATGAAGGTGAGTATAAGGGTTGTAGGCAGAGAATGTCTGCAGAAGTTGGAAAAAAATCTATAGACTATGTAATAAAGCATTCTGGACCAAGAAAGAATATAGAGATAGATTTATTTGGTGGAGAACCTTTAATGGCTATGGATGTTATAAAAGAGATAGTGGATTATGGTAAAGAACAGGAAAAAATCCATAAAAAAAATATAAGGTTTACAATGACTACAAACTGCACGTTATTAAATGATGAACTAATGGAATATTTAAATGAAAATATGGTAAATATTATATTAAGTATAGATGGAAGAAAAGAAGTTAATGATAAAGTTAGAATAAGATTTGATGGTACAGGAACTTATGAAAACATTATACCTAAGATACAAAGAATGGTTGAAAAAAGAGATAAAGATAAGAATCATTATGTAAGAGGTACATTTACAAGAGAAAATCTAGATTTCTTTGAAGACATAAAGCATTTAGCTGAACTTGGATTTAAAGAGATTTCTGTAGAGCCAGTAGTTCTTCCAGAAGAACATGAATTATCTTTAAGAGAAGAAGATCTTCCAATAATATTTGAACAATATGATAAGTTATATGAAGAAATGTACAGTAGATATAAAGAGGGTAAGGAATTTAATTTCTATCACTTTAACATAGACTTAAATGGAGGACCTTGTGTATATAAGAGAATTTCTGGATGTGGAGCAGGTCATGAGTATATTGCTATAACACCGGAAGGGGATATATATCCTTGTCACCAATTTGTTGGAAATGAAGACTTTAAATTGGGATCGATCTACGAAGAGGATGAATTTAACATAGAATTAAGTGACCAATTTAAAAAAGCTCATATTTATAATAAGCCTAAATGTAAAGAATGTTGGGCTAGATTTTTCTGTAGTGGTGGATGTCAAGCAAATAATTTTAATTTTAATGGTGATATGCATACACCTTATGAAATAGGATGCGAGATGCAGAAAAAAAGAATAGAATGTGCAATAGCTTTAAAAGCTAAAAAAATTGGATAA
- a CDS encoding TIGR04086 family membrane protein produces the protein MGNERRYASIGLGVLRSTTVTIVCLLLYTLITSLTSKNMETKSLGITFLIITLVSVLYGAAYAARKAKEKGWLVGMLVGLLYILLIYIISIIAGRDYALGMKDLCRVLLCVFAGTLSGMLGINL, from the coding sequence ATGGGAAATGAGAGAAGGTATGCCAGTATAGGCTTGGGGGTACTGAGGTCCACAACTGTAACTATTGTATGTTTATTGTTATATACTTTAATAACATCTCTTACATCGAAAAATATGGAGACGAAGAGTTTAGGAATAACATTTTTAATAATAACCTTGGTAAGTGTATTATATGGAGCAGCCTATGCAGCTAGAAAAGCTAAGGAAAAAGGATGGCTTGTAGGAATGCTAGTAGGATTATTATATATATTGTTAATATATATAATATCAATTATAGCTGGTAGAGATTATGCATTAGGAATGAAGGACTTATGTAGGGTTTTATTATGTGTATTTGCAGGTACATTATCTGGAATGTTAGGAATTAACCTATAA
- a CDS encoding adenine phosphoribosyltransferase, translating to MLLKDKIRIIEDFPKKGISFKDVTPLLIDGKYYKECTRQLCEQLKDKDVDLILAPEARGFIFGTTVAYELGIGFVPVRKEGKLPFETEFIEYELEYGKDKIEIHKDAIKKGQKVAVVDDLLATGGTVDAIVKLVERMGGEVVSLNFVVELTDLNAREKLKGYNISSLVKYNI from the coding sequence TTGCTTTTAAAGGATAAAATAAGAATAATAGAGGACTTCCCTAAAAAAGGTATAAGTTTTAAGGATGTAACTCCTCTTTTAATTGATGGGAAATACTACAAAGAGTGCACAAGACAACTCTGTGAACAACTTAAAGATAAGGATGTTGATTTAATATTAGCTCCTGAAGCTAGAGGATTTATATTTGGAACTACAGTAGCATATGAACTAGGAATAGGTTTTGTTCCAGTTAGAAAAGAGGGTAAACTTCCTTTTGAAACTGAATTTATTGAGTATGAATTAGAATATGGAAAAGACAAAATTGAAATCCACAAGGATGCTATAAAGAAAGGTCAGAAGGTTGCTGTGGTAGATGATCTTTTAGCTACAGGGGGAACTGTTGATGCTATAGTTAAGCTTGTAGAAAGAATGGGTGGAGAGGTCGTAAGTTTAAATTTTGTAGTAGAACTTACAGATTTAAATGCTAGAGAAAAGTTAAAGGGTTACAATATTAGTTCCTTAGTTAAGTATAATATATAG
- the secD gene encoding protein translocase subunit SecD, whose translation MKKGKSTVIFVLCIVLISLFAYIGYFGIELLGYKVLPFSKTINRGLDLQGGISVVEEIQADKVTPEDMSREIEFINMRINKLGVAETEVKQEGQKRIRIDVPGVFDSKSVMDIVGKTGELKFVGPDKKVILTGKDVKNAIAGLNEKNQPEVRLELNTEGTKKFAEGTKKFLNQNIAITMDEEELTNPLVQSVITDGTAVITGSKSLEEAKKTADIIKSGALPLPIKPVSFKTVGATLGASVIPNTKKAAFIGIGLVLLFMILMYRIPGIIANIALILFILLDLLAFSLADVTLTLSGIAGFLLTVGMAVDANVLIFERTKEELKAGKSIKSSVQSGFDRALSSILDSNITTIIAALILYLVGTGSVKGFALTLMMGIVISIFTALTVTRFLLKLALDMGIINKPSHFGVKKGVQ comes from the coding sequence ATGAAAAAGGGCAAGAGTACAGTTATTTTTGTACTATGTATAGTCTTAATTAGTTTATTTGCATACATAGGGTATTTCGGAATCGAACTCTTAGGCTATAAGGTTTTACCTTTTTCTAAAACTATAAACAGAGGATTAGACCTTCAAGGAGGAATCTCTGTAGTTGAAGAAATTCAAGCAGATAAGGTAACACCAGAGGATATGAGTAGGGAAATTGAGTTTATTAATATGAGAATAAATAAACTTGGAGTCGCAGAAACAGAAGTTAAACAAGAGGGACAAAAAAGAATTAGAATTGATGTACCAGGTGTTTTTGATTCAAAAAGTGTTATGGACATTGTAGGGAAAACTGGTGAATTAAAATTTGTGGGACCAGATAAAAAGGTTATTCTTACAGGAAAAGATGTTAAAAATGCTATAGCAGGTTTAAATGAAAAGAATCAACCAGAGGTTAGACTTGAGTTAAATACAGAAGGAACTAAGAAGTTCGCTGAAGGAACTAAAAAGTTCTTAAATCAAAATATAGCTATTACAATGGATGAGGAGGAACTAACAAATCCGTTAGTTCAGAGTGTAATAACTGATGGAACAGCAGTTATTACAGGAAGTAAATCTTTAGAAGAAGCTAAAAAAACAGCAGATATAATAAAATCAGGTGCGCTTCCACTTCCTATAAAACCAGTTTCCTTTAAGACTGTAGGTGCAACTTTAGGTGCTAGTGTCATACCTAATACTAAAAAAGCAGCATTTATAGGTATAGGATTAGTATTGTTATTTATGATATTAATGTATAGAATCCCAGGTATTATAGCAAATATTGCACTAATATTATTTATATTATTAGATCTTTTAGCTTTTTCACTAGCAGATGTTACGCTAACATTATCAGGAATTGCAGGATTCTTACTTACAGTGGGAATGGCAGTTGATGCCAATGTACTTATTTTTGAAAGAACTAAAGAGGAACTTAAGGCTGGAAAATCAATAAAGTCATCTGTTCAATCAGGGTTTGATAGGGCTTTATCATCCATATTAGACTCTAATATTACTACAATTATAGCAGCGTTGATACTATATTTAGTAGGAACAGGTTCTGTTAAAGGATTTGCTTTAACATTAATGATGGGAATAGTAATAAGTATCTTTACAGCATTAACAGTTACAAGATTTTTACTTAAACTAGCGTTAGATATGGGTATTATAAATAAACCTTCTCATTTTGGTGTGAAAAAGGGGGTACAATAA
- a CDS encoding DHH family phosphoesterase, with protein sequence MLKYKIRSQNNKLRECNSRKKFNNYYPFLLKNMQSILQRVVRAVNNREKIVIFGYYDVDSITSVSALLLALRYLKADVEYFIPVELDRGKMLTEKDIKEYIEFLGTNLVISLGCFLNSDSDKKLCDSLGIDVITLSSDECNNNQNKYILTPKGVNSPYPFKELSCSGVTFKLIQALSNYYKTSKFNKYIDLISLGTVASGKDITEENNYIVSEGINQIKLSNNYGIRALMQIQNITDINEESLQKLVSTIIPKVNAIGNMENAKIIVELFTTLDKDKAEQIAKYLYKNHKGNRIT encoded by the coding sequence ATGTTGAAATATAAGATAAGAAGTCAAAACAATAAACTAAGGGAATGCAATTCCAGAAAAAAATTTAATAATTATTATCCCTTTCTTCTAAAGAATATGCAATCAATACTCCAAAGGGTAGTTAGAGCAGTAAATAATAGAGAGAAGATAGTTATTTTTGGGTATTATGATGTAGATAGTATAACAAGTGTATCTGCCCTACTTTTAGCATTAAGGTATCTAAAAGCTGATGTGGAGTATTTTATACCAGTAGAATTAGATAGAGGGAAAATGCTTACTGAAAAAGACATTAAAGAATACATAGAGTTTTTAGGAACTAATTTAGTTATATCTTTAGGATGCTTTTTAAATTCAGATAGTGATAAAAAGCTTTGTGATAGTCTAGGAATAGATGTAATAACTTTGAGCTCAGATGAATGTAATAATAATCAAAACAAATATATTTTAACTCCTAAAGGTGTAAATTCTCCATATCCATTTAAAGAGTTAAGTTGTTCTGGTGTAACATTTAAATTAATACAAGCGCTATCTAATTATTATAAAACTAGCAAATTTAATAAATACATAGATTTAATTAGCTTAGGTACTGTAGCTAGTGGTAAGGATATAACTGAAGAAAATAATTACATAGTAAGTGAGGGAATAAATCAAATTAAATTAAGTAATAATTATGGTATAAGAGCTCTTATGCAAATTCAGAACATTACAGATATAAATGAAGAATCACTACAAAAGTTAGTATCAACTATAATTCCTAAGGTTAATGCTATAGGTAATATGGAGAATGCCAAAATAATAGTAGAGTTGTTTACCACATTAGATAAAGATAAAGCTGAACAAATAGCTAAGTATCTTTATAAAAATCACAAGGGTAATAGAATTACATAA
- the tgt gene encoding tRNA guanosine(34) transglycosylase Tgt, with amino-acid sequence MGEYKLLKKVDKIRRGQFKTVHGTIQTPVFMNVGTLAAIKGAVSTMDLKEIDCQVELSNTYHLHLRPGDKVIREMGGLHEFMNWDRPILTDSGGFQVFSLSGNRKIEEEGVYFNSHIDGKKIFMGPEESMQIQSNLGSTIAMAFDECIPNPSTREYVINSVARTTRWLERCKEEMDKLNSLESTVNKHQMLFGINQGGTYDDIRIEHAKTISKMNLDGYAIGGLAVGETHEEMYRIIDSVVPHLPQDKPIYLMGVGIPSNILESVERGVDFFDCVLPARNGRHGHVFTKEGKINLFNAKFELDKRPIDEGCQCPACKHYTRAYIRHLFKAKEMLAMRLCVLHNLYFYNKLMQDIRDAIDGDYFYEFKEQKLREWNGRA; translated from the coding sequence GTGGGAGAATACAAATTACTTAAGAAAGTGGATAAAATTAGAAGAGGGCAATTTAAAACAGTACATGGAACCATTCAAACCCCTGTATTTATGAATGTAGGTACCCTAGCTGCAATTAAAGGTGCTGTGTCTACCATGGATCTTAAAGAAATAGATTGTCAAGTAGAGCTTTCTAATACATATCATCTACATTTAAGACCTGGTGACAAGGTTATAAGAGAAATGGGTGGTCTTCATGAATTTATGAATTGGGATAGACCGATATTAACAGACTCAGGTGGATTTCAAGTGTTTTCTCTATCAGGGAATAGAAAAATAGAAGAAGAAGGAGTTTATTTTAACTCGCATATAGATGGAAAGAAAATCTTCATGGGACCTGAAGAGAGTATGCAAATACAAAGCAACTTAGGTTCAACCATTGCCATGGCTTTTGATGAATGTATACCTAATCCATCAACAAGGGAGTATGTTATAAATTCTGTGGCTAGAACTACAAGATGGCTTGAAAGATGCAAAGAAGAGATGGATAAACTTAATTCCTTAGAGAGTACAGTGAACAAACACCAGATGCTATTTGGAATAAATCAAGGTGGTACTTATGATGATATAAGAATAGAACACGCTAAAACTATATCAAAAATGAATCTTGATGGTTATGCTATAGGTGGTCTTGCAGTTGGAGAAACCCATGAAGAAATGTACAGAATAATAGATTCTGTAGTTCCACACTTACCTCAGGATAAACCAATATATCTTATGGGAGTAGGAATTCCAAGTAATATACTAGAATCTGTTGAAAGAGGCGTAGATTTCTTTGATTGCGTTCTTCCAGCTAGAAATGGTAGACATGGTCATGTATTTACTAAAGAGGGAAAAATAAATCTATTTAATGCCAAATTTGAATTAGATAAAAGACCTATAGATGAAGGTTGCCAATGTCCAGCATGTAAGCATTATACAAGAGCATATATACGTCATTTATTTAAAGCAAAGGAAATGCTTGCAATGAGGTTATGTGTACTTCACAATTTATATTTCTATAATAAGTTAATGCAAGATATTAGAGATGCTATTGATGGTGATTATTTTTATGAATTTAAAGAACAAAAGCTTAGAGAATGGAATGGAAGAGCTTAG
- a CDS encoding RelA/SpoT family protein, which translates to MIEKLLNKIDENNHNVDKEIVLKAYNLAYEAHKEQMRESGEPYIIHPIEVASIIADLGMDTSTIVAGLLHDIIEDTEYTYDDLSNIFGEEIANLVEGVTKLGKIKYKSKEEQQADNVRKMLLAMAKDIRVILIKLADRLHNMRTLKYMPIFKQKEKAKETLDIYAPLAHRLGISKIKWELEDLALRYMNPNLYYTLVKDIAQKRTEREAQINNIIENLSDKLTKAGIESEIEGRPKHFYSIYNKMRNKNKNLDQIFDLTAVRILVSTVVDCYSALGIVHTLYKPMPGRFKDYIAMPKPNMYQSLHSTVIGPKGKPFEIQIRTYDMHKTAEYGIAAHWKYKEGHEEEDDLESKLYWLRDIIEWEGETSDPEEFMEAFKIDLFSDEIFVFTPKGKVISLPRNSTPIDFAYRIHTDIGNKCVGSKVNGKMIPLDYKLQTGEIVEVITSSNSKGPNIHWLSIANSNHAKSKIKSFFNKLKREENIERGKELLEKDTKKQGCNFSEIAEGEKLEKIFKRYNLRTLEDLYSVVGAGIVASSNIVSRLLDGYKKEDISTSIIEDKIRHRKDTDRNEKDSMPELILKNTDNLMARFAKCCNPVPGDDIIGYVTKGRGISVHRKDCKNVENLVKEEKEKIIEITWENIKGSEFICELCIKCNDREGMIADVVQLLTQNKIYMCSINGNSYDSGFALINLKVKIKTIETLKELKKKFRKLDGVIEINRVNG; encoded by the coding sequence ATGATTGAAAAGTTGTTAAATAAAATAGATGAAAATAATCATAATGTTGATAAAGAAATAGTTTTAAAAGCGTATAATTTAGCCTATGAGGCTCATAAGGAGCAGATGAGAGAATCTGGAGAGCCCTACATAATACATCCAATTGAAGTAGCATCTATTATTGCAGACTTAGGCATGGATACTAGTACTATAGTTGCTGGACTTTTACATGATATAATTGAGGATACGGAATATACTTATGATGATTTATCAAATATTTTTGGAGAAGAAATAGCTAATTTAGTAGAGGGAGTAACTAAGTTAGGTAAAATAAAATATAAGTCTAAAGAAGAACAACAGGCTGATAATGTTAGGAAAATGCTGCTAGCCATGGCTAAGGATATTAGGGTTATATTGATTAAATTAGCTGATAGGCTTCATAATATGAGAACTCTAAAGTATATGCCTATATTTAAACAAAAAGAAAAAGCTAAGGAGACTCTTGATATATATGCACCTTTAGCACATAGACTAGGCATATCAAAAATTAAATGGGAACTAGAAGATTTAGCTTTAAGATACATGAATCCTAATCTGTATTATACCCTTGTAAAAGATATAGCTCAAAAGAGGACAGAGAGGGAAGCTCAAATAAATAATATAATTGAAAATTTGTCTGATAAGTTAACAAAAGCGGGTATAGAGTCTGAAATAGAAGGAAGACCAAAGCATTTTTATAGTATATATAATAAAATGAGAAATAAGAATAAGAACTTAGATCAAATATTTGATTTAACAGCTGTTAGAATATTAGTAAGTACAGTTGTAGATTGTTACTCGGCATTAGGTATAGTTCATACACTATACAAACCTATGCCAGGAAGATTTAAAGATTATATAGCTATGCCTAAACCTAATATGTATCAATCACTTCATTCTACGGTTATAGGGCCTAAAGGAAAACCTTTTGAAATTCAAATAAGGACTTATGATATGCATAAGACTGCAGAATATGGAATAGCAGCCCATTGGAAATATAAAGAGGGTCATGAAGAGGAAGATGATTTAGAATCTAAATTATATTGGCTAAGAGATATCATAGAGTGGGAAGGTGAGACTTCAGACCCTGAAGAATTCATGGAAGCATTTAAAATAGACTTGTTTTCAGATGAAATATTTGTATTTACACCAAAGGGAAAGGTAATAAGTCTTCCAAGGAATTCTACCCCTATAGATTTTGCATATAGAATACATACAGATATAGGAAATAAATGTGTAGGAAGTAAAGTGAATGGAAAAATGATTCCCCTAGATTATAAGCTTCAAACCGGTGAAATCGTGGAAGTTATAACTTCATCCAACAGTAAAGGACCCAATATTCATTGGTTATCTATTGCTAATAGTAATCATGCAAAAAGCAAAATAAAATCTTTCTTTAATAAATTGAAGAGAGAGGAAAATATTGAGCGTGGTAAAGAATTACTAGAAAAGGATACTAAAAAGCAAGGATGTAATTTCTCTGAAATAGCAGAAGGAGAAAAATTAGAGAAAATTTTTAAAAGATACAACCTAAGAACTTTAGAAGATCTATATTCTGTTGTGGGAGCGGGTATTGTTGCTAGCTCTAATATTGTTTCTAGATTATTAGATGGGTACAAAAAGGAAGATATTTCAACATCGATAATAGAGGACAAAATAAGGCATAGGAAAGATACAGATAGAAACGAAAAAGATTCTATGCCAGAGCTTATATTAAAGAATACTGATAATTTAATGGCTAGATTTGCCAAATGTTGTAATCCAGTACCTGGAGATGATATAATAGGATATGTTACTAAGGGGAGAGGCATATCTGTACACAGAAAAGATTGCAAGAATGTTGAAAATTTAGTTAAGGAAGAAAAAGAAAAGATAATAGAAATAACTTGGGAAAATATTAAAGGTTCTGAGTTTATATGTGAGCTTTGTATAAAATGTAATGATAGAGAAGGTATGATTGCAGATGTAGTTCAACTTTTAACTCAGAATAAAATATATATGTGCTCCATAAATGGTAATAGTTATGATAGTGGATTTGCTTTAATAAATTTAAAGGTTAAAATAAAAACTATAGAAACATTAAAAGAGTTAAAGAAGAAGTTTAGAAAGTTAGATGGAGTAATAGAAATTAATAGGGTAAATGGATAA
- the queA gene encoding tRNA preQ1(34) S-adenosylmethionine ribosyltransferase-isomerase QueA translates to MRVKDFSFDLPEEYIAQHPLEKRDHSRLMVLDKKTGNIEHRVFKDIIEYFNPGDCLILNDTRVLPARLIGHKEGTMGRMEFLLLKRVDKNKWETLVKPGKRAKIGSKFVFGSGELKAEVIDMGEDGSRVVEFSYEGIFEEVLDRLGEMPLPPYITEKLEEKERYQTVYSKEPGSAAAPTAGLHFTEELLGEIKNKGIIVAFVTLHVGLGTFRPVKADTIEEHHMHSEYYQMSKETADIINNTKKNGGRIIGVGTTSCRTIESIGNEHGKVKECSGWTDIFIFPGYKFKVLDALITNFHLPESTLIMLVSALAGKENVMNAYEVAVKEKYRFFSFGDAMFIK, encoded by the coding sequence TTGAGAGTAAAGGATTTTAGCTTTGATTTGCCAGAAGAATATATAGCACAACATCCACTAGAAAAAAGAGACCACTCAAGGTTGATGGTTTTAGATAAGAAAACAGGCAATATTGAGCATAGAGTGTTTAAAGACATTATAGAATATTTCAATCCGGGGGACTGTCTTATTCTAAATGATACAAGAGTTCTACCAGCAAGGCTTATAGGGCATAAAGAAGGTACTATGGGACGAATGGAATTCTTGCTTTTAAAAAGGGTAGATAAAAATAAATGGGAAACACTTGTAAAGCCTGGTAAAAGAGCTAAAATAGGTTCCAAATTTGTATTTGGAAGTGGAGAGTTAAAGGCAGAAGTAATAGATATGGGTGAAGATGGAAGTAGGGTTGTAGAGTTCAGCTATGAAGGTATATTTGAAGAAGTTTTAGATAGATTAGGAGAAATGCCTCTTCCACCGTACATAACTGAAAAATTGGAAGAGAAAGAGCGATATCAAACAGTTTACTCTAAAGAACCTGGTTCCGCTGCAGCACCTACGGCAGGTCTACATTTTACAGAGGAATTATTAGGAGAAATTAAAAATAAAGGAATAATTGTTGCCTTCGTAACACTACATGTAGGGCTTGGAACTTTTAGACCTGTAAAAGCTGATACTATAGAAGAACATCATATGCATTCTGAATATTATCAAATGAGCAAAGAAACTGCTGATATAATAAATAATACAAAGAAAAATGGTGGAAGAATAATAGGAGTGGGTACGACATCTTGTAGGACTATTGAAAGTATAGGAAATGAGCATGGGAAAGTTAAAGAGTGTTCTGGATGGACAGATATTTTTATATTCCCTGGTTATAAGTTTAAGGTATTGGATGCTCTTATAACTAATTTCCATTTACCAGAATCAACATTAATAATGCTTGTAAGTGCTTTAGCAGGAAAAGAAAATGTAATGAATGCTTACGAAGTTGCTGTAAAGGAAAAATATAGATTTTTTAGTTTCGGAGATGCTATGTTTATAAAGTAA
- the yajC gene encoding preprotein translocase subunit YajC, with translation MKGLGGMLPLLIAMVAFYAMVFIPESKRKKKYNQMLKDVKVNDDILTKGGIMGRIINIEDEYIILESGPSRARIKLHKNGISSVLYSREEVEVKENKIEE, from the coding sequence ATGAAAGGATTAGGAGGCATGTTACCATTGCTTATAGCTATGGTTGCATTTTATGCAATGGTGTTTATTCCAGAAAGTAAGAGAAAAAAGAAGTATAACCAGATGTTAAAAGATGTCAAGGTTAATGATGATATATTAACTAAAGGTGGAATAATGGGTAGAATTATAAATATAGAAGATGAATATATTATTTTAGAATCAGGTCCAAGTAGGGCTAGAATAAAGCTTCATAAAAATGGTATATCTTCTGTATTATATTCTAGAGAAGAAGTAGAAGTTAAGGAAAATAAAATAGAAGAGTAA